The Mycolicibacterium mageritense genome contains a region encoding:
- a CDS encoding MerR family transcriptional regulator, with the protein MATDALIERILADGEPTASVIDALHELLDDTTIDASAAPKSVAEAADAVGLSTHTLRYYEQQGLVRPARNASGYREYTAFDLRRLVFLTRMRLSGMTMQDLKRYIALVEQGPRTIPERRRIMLDQRDRIKRQIRELTLALETTEYKIRVYDGHPEG; encoded by the coding sequence ATGGCAACCGACGCGCTGATCGAACGGATCCTCGCCGACGGCGAGCCGACCGCGTCGGTGATCGACGCCCTCCACGAGTTGCTCGACGACACCACGATCGACGCCTCGGCGGCGCCGAAGAGCGTCGCCGAGGCTGCCGATGCGGTCGGGTTGTCCACGCATACACTGCGCTACTACGAACAGCAGGGCCTGGTGCGGCCGGCCCGCAATGCGTCCGGGTACCGCGAGTACACCGCGTTCGACCTACGGCGCCTGGTCTTTCTCACCCGAATGCGGTTGTCCGGCATGACGATGCAGGATCTCAAACGGTACATCGCGCTCGTGGAGCAAGGGCCGCGCACGATCCCGGAACGCCGGCGAATCATGCTCGACCAACGTGACCGGATCAAACGACAGATCCGGGAACTCACCCTCGCGCTCGAGACCACCGAATACAAGATCCGCGTATACGACGGTCATCCTGAGGGCTGA
- a CDS encoding ester cyclase has protein sequence MDSLDDSPNLTAVAIRSIEAMADGDLGDFVAVVHPQAQNRQAADEPLACRGRGPLAFLSTAVWLRSAYSELAWMVHDSAASEDLVVLHTSMSGRHTGPFITYDSEGRPAQAFPSTGRRFSVTQTHWFRFTDGLIVEHWANRDDLGQAHQLGWLPPSPAYLIRMAIATRRARRSHRAAVALQ, from the coding sequence ATGGATTCCCTGGACGATTCGCCCAACCTGACCGCGGTCGCCATCCGATCGATAGAGGCGATGGCAGACGGCGACCTGGGTGACTTCGTTGCCGTTGTGCACCCGCAGGCGCAGAATCGGCAGGCAGCGGACGAACCCCTGGCCTGCCGAGGCCGCGGCCCCCTGGCGTTCTTGTCGACTGCGGTGTGGCTGCGCTCGGCCTACAGTGAGCTGGCCTGGATGGTGCACGACTCCGCCGCGAGCGAAGACCTCGTCGTCCTCCACACGTCGATGTCCGGCCGCCACACCGGTCCCTTCATCACCTACGACTCCGAGGGCAGACCGGCACAGGCGTTTCCGTCTACGGGTCGGCGCTTCTCGGTCACCCAGACCCACTGGTTCCGCTTTACCGACGGTCTGATCGTTGAGCATTGGGCCAACCGTGACGACCTTGGCCAGGCCCACCAACTCGGCTGGCTTCCACCGTCGCCTGCGTACCTGATCCGGATGGCGATCGCGACGCGACGGGCCCGTCGATCGCACCGCGCAGCCGTGGCACTGCAATGA
- a CDS encoding heat shock protein transcriptional repressor HspR — MTEKQEAARSARGVYGISVAAELSGIGPQTLRLYERWGLVNPSRTAGGTRRYSDDDIEQLRRITELVEQGINLAGIVQILDLQDKNSRLESDNAELELRNAALEAEQPRQGGPSRPRRSSRA, encoded by the coding sequence GTGACCGAGAAGCAGGAGGCGGCGCGGTCGGCACGCGGCGTCTACGGCATCTCGGTGGCCGCAGAGCTATCGGGCATCGGGCCGCAGACGCTGCGTCTGTATGAGCGCTGGGGTCTGGTGAATCCATCGCGTACCGCCGGTGGAACCCGCCGCTACAGTGACGACGACATCGAGCAATTGCGCCGGATCACCGAACTGGTCGAGCAGGGCATCAACCTCGCCGGCATCGTGCAGATCCTGGATCTGCAAGACAAGAACAGCCGGCTCGAGTCGGACAATGCCGAGCTCGAACTACGCAACGCCGCGCTCGAGGCAGAGCAGCCGCGGCAGGGTGGGCCATCCCGCCCGCGGCGATCGTCACGCGCGTGA
- a CDS encoding nuclear transport factor 2 family protein — protein sequence MTGNSVFDALIDLERAGWDSLCAGKGSDFYGATMLPDAVMVLANGMVMDRDTVTAALAESPPWRTYDIYDARLVQFDDANAGLVYTAKAHRDGTDTAFVGVMSSIYHLTGDGWKLALYQQTQIVA from the coding sequence GTGACCGGCAACTCAGTCTTTGATGCGCTAATCGACCTGGAACGGGCGGGATGGGATTCGTTGTGTGCCGGGAAGGGCTCGGACTTCTACGGCGCGACGATGCTTCCCGACGCGGTGATGGTGCTCGCCAACGGCATGGTGATGGACCGCGACACGGTGACTGCGGCATTGGCCGAGTCTCCGCCGTGGCGCACATATGACATCTACGACGCACGGCTGGTGCAGTTCGACGACGCCAACGCAGGTCTCGTCTACACCGCGAAGGCACACCGCGATGGCACGGATACGGCGTTCGTCGGTGTGATGTCGAGCATCTATCACCTCACCGGCGACGGCTGGAAGTTGGCTCTCTATCAGCAGACCCAGATCGTGGCCTGA
- a CDS encoding DUF1942 domain-containing protein, with protein MKTAAALPGAVALVVALGFGGDVTASASPVGARFGNEQQFVDTDASVAGYNVMDLKPSGSNVLSVPLTGNVPVTGQLWYAPIAVTAVRGSVIPEMQSFNARTPDGRNYRMLDQTLAPDLGVSPMDEGQRTAGNIYFDVTGPPPTAVVYTDGAQDRLTWSAEQ; from the coding sequence ATGAAAACAGCTGCGGCACTGCCGGGCGCGGTCGCCCTCGTGGTCGCACTCGGGTTCGGCGGCGATGTGACGGCTTCGGCCAGCCCTGTCGGCGCACGGTTCGGCAATGAGCAGCAGTTCGTCGACACAGATGCGTCTGTGGCCGGCTACAACGTCATGGACCTGAAGCCCAGTGGCAGCAACGTGCTGAGTGTGCCGCTGACAGGCAATGTCCCGGTGACGGGCCAGCTGTGGTACGCGCCGATCGCGGTCACCGCCGTCCGTGGCTCGGTCATCCCCGAGATGCAATCGTTCAACGCTCGTACCCCAGACGGCCGGAATTACCGGATGCTGGACCAGACGCTCGCCCCTGACCTCGGCGTCTCCCCGATGGACGAAGGCCAGCGCACCGCAGGCAACATCTACTTCGACGTCACGGGGCCTCCTCCCACTGCGGTGGTGTACACCGACGGCGCGCAGGACCGCTTGACGTGGAGTGCCGAGCAGTAG
- a CDS encoding Hsp20/alpha crystallin family protein — MLMRTDPFRELDRLTQQVLGTTARPAVMPMDAWREGEKFIVEFDLPGVDEDSLALDVERNVLTVHAKRPEVDPDREMVSAERPRGVFSRQLFLGENLDTERIEAAYQGGVLRLTIPVAQAAKPRRIEISTNGDKKAIRP, encoded by the coding sequence ATGTTGATGCGTACAGACCCGTTTCGCGAGCTCGATCGACTTACTCAGCAGGTTCTGGGAACCACGGCACGCCCGGCGGTCATGCCCATGGATGCCTGGCGCGAGGGCGAGAAGTTCATCGTCGAGTTCGACCTGCCCGGCGTCGACGAGGACTCCCTGGCTCTCGATGTCGAGCGCAATGTGCTGACGGTGCATGCCAAGCGTCCCGAGGTTGATCCTGACCGCGAGATGGTTTCGGCCGAGCGGCCGCGCGGCGTGTTCAGCCGGCAGCTGTTCCTCGGCGAGAACCTCGACACCGAACGGATCGAGGCCGCGTACCAGGGCGGCGTGCTGCGGCTGACCATTCCGGTCGCTCAAGCGGCCAAGCCGCGCCGTATCGAGATCTCCACCAATGGCGACAAGAAAGCGATCCGTCCGTAA
- a CDS encoding J domain-containing protein — protein sequence MASENSDPYRVLGVPPTATSGQIAHAYRTLLRALHPDTGTDDPADVTRLAAVVAAYAALRGRTDRAGCEIRTPAPERRPTPSAASPVHIPIRYGGTADSPYGPRDPSLRAGPATVTRPSRRSQ from the coding sequence ATGGCGTCGGAAAACAGTGATCCGTATCGGGTGCTGGGTGTGCCGCCCACGGCCACCAGCGGCCAGATCGCCCATGCCTATCGCACGCTGTTGCGTGCACTGCACCCCGATACCGGCACTGATGATCCTGCCGACGTGACGCGACTGGCCGCGGTTGTCGCGGCGTATGCGGCGCTACGCGGTCGAACCGACCGTGCGGGGTGCGAGATCCGAACACCTGCCCCCGAACGGCGGCCGACACCGAGTGCCGCCTCGCCAGTACACATCCCGATCCGATACGGCGGTACTGCCGACAGCCCATACGGCCCTCGGGATCCGTCCCTACGGGCCGGGCCGGCCACGGTGACGCGTCCAAGCCGGCGAAGCCAATGA
- a CDS encoding cutinase family protein, with product MWWAVGAAPVAAQPCPDVEVVFARGTGEPPGVGPTGQAFVDALRQRVGDRSLGVYPVNYPATDQWTTGVDGIRDAGAHVTSMAATCPDTKMVLGGYSQGAAVMGFTTSAAVPDGVDPATVPKPLAPDVAEHVAAVVLYAPPNVRAMNFLGEPPIVIGPEYEAKTLKVCAPEDAVCSDGLNFAVHNTYAYDGLITQGVDFAANHLGLPAPANASPGQWDRQPSTP from the coding sequence ATGTGGTGGGCCGTCGGCGCCGCACCAGTGGCGGCGCAGCCGTGTCCCGACGTCGAGGTGGTTTTCGCGCGCGGCACCGGCGAACCACCGGGCGTCGGTCCGACGGGCCAGGCATTCGTCGACGCGCTGCGCCAGCGCGTCGGCGACAGGTCTCTGGGCGTGTATCCCGTCAACTATCCGGCGACCGATCAGTGGACGACCGGGGTCGACGGTATTCGTGACGCGGGCGCCCATGTCACGTCCATGGCCGCTACCTGCCCCGACACCAAGATGGTGCTCGGGGGCTACTCGCAGGGTGCGGCGGTCATGGGTTTCACCACTTCGGCCGCGGTGCCGGACGGAGTTGATCCCGCCACCGTGCCCAAGCCGCTGGCACCGGACGTCGCCGAGCATGTCGCAGCGGTCGTGCTATACGCACCGCCGAACGTCCGCGCGATGAACTTCCTCGGCGAGCCCCCAATCGTGATCGGCCCGGAATATGAGGCAAAGACACTCAAGGTGTGTGCCCCTGAGGACGCGGTCTGCTCAGACGGGCTGAACTTCGCCGTCCACAACACCTATGCCTACGACGGGCTTATCACCCAGGGCGTCGACTTTGCTGCCAACCACCTCGGCCTGCCGGCCCCAGCCAACGCGTCGCCGGGCCAATGGGACCGCCAACCCTCGACACCGTGA
- a CDS encoding biotin carboxylase produces the protein MTEPRRRTATPRKRPAKTAAKTKAADAPTVENITAAQAVTPAPAADDMREVSVGTDAAFASSPSSASKRRPLRNISEIRHFFRTNDVPVYFIGATPFNLLGLDRWVRRFSYITYYDAWDGAHPRVFTPIHKPYQEFASGEEINNWLLRNPEVRAHMSRGVQPGVRPKVAMVFFDAETESICAELGYDLILPPAALREHLDSKIVTTKLGNEAGAPSVPNVLTKVNSYEELTAAAEKAGLGDELVVQTPYGDSGKTTFFISSEADWRKNRDYVVGEDIKVMRRINNRPVAVEAVLTRCGTVVGPFMTELTGYPELTPYRGGWCGNEMYPDVLSPERRAKATELVRRLGDRLSQEGYRGFFEVDVLVDVDTDEVYLGELNPRISGASAITNATAGAYADVPLFLFHLLEYMGVEFELDVDEINERWEELAAADVWSQMIIKETSDIVELLEATPPTGQYYLDSTGALVFRRAALDWHQLQDESEAFFLRIYGPGDYRWKGADLGVLVTKGRLQRELAQGGSALTIRAGHLIDSMRASYRGTPLPEPATIEPAAGLKPL, from the coding sequence ATGACCGAGCCCCGTCGCCGCACCGCAACCCCGCGCAAGCGGCCCGCCAAGACCGCAGCGAAGACGAAGGCCGCCGATGCCCCGACGGTCGAGAACATCACGGCTGCGCAGGCTGTGACCCCGGCACCGGCCGCCGACGACATGCGTGAAGTGAGTGTCGGCACCGACGCGGCGTTCGCGTCCTCCCCGTCGTCTGCGTCGAAACGTCGTCCACTGCGCAACATTTCGGAGATCCGGCACTTCTTCCGCACCAACGATGTCCCGGTCTACTTCATCGGCGCGACACCGTTCAACCTGCTCGGCCTGGACCGCTGGGTACGGAGGTTCTCCTACATCACCTATTACGACGCCTGGGACGGCGCCCACCCACGTGTGTTCACGCCGATCCACAAGCCCTACCAAGAGTTCGCCAGTGGCGAGGAGATCAACAACTGGCTGCTGCGCAACCCCGAGGTGCGTGCGCACATGAGCCGCGGTGTGCAGCCGGGGGTTCGACCCAAGGTGGCGATGGTGTTCTTCGACGCCGAGACCGAATCGATCTGCGCCGAGTTGGGCTACGATCTGATCCTGCCGCCGGCCGCGCTGCGGGAACACCTGGACTCCAAGATCGTGACCACCAAGCTCGGCAATGAGGCAGGCGCCCCGAGCGTGCCCAACGTGCTCACCAAGGTCAACAGCTACGAGGAACTCACCGCGGCCGCCGAAAAGGCAGGTCTCGGTGACGAACTCGTGGTGCAGACACCGTATGGTGATTCCGGCAAGACGACGTTCTTCATCTCGTCGGAGGCCGACTGGCGCAAGAACAGGGATTACGTCGTCGGCGAGGACATCAAGGTCATGCGCCGCATCAACAACCGACCGGTGGCGGTCGAGGCCGTGCTGACCCGGTGCGGCACGGTCGTCGGGCCGTTCATGACCGAGCTGACCGGCTACCCCGAACTGACGCCGTATCGCGGCGGCTGGTGCGGCAACGAGATGTACCCGGACGTGCTGTCACCCGAACGTCGCGCCAAGGCAACCGAACTCGTCCGCCGCTTGGGAGACCGGCTCAGCCAGGAAGGTTACCGCGGCTTCTTCGAGGTGGACGTGCTCGTCGACGTCGACACCGACGAGGTCTACCTCGGCGAGCTCAACCCGAGGATCAGCGGAGCATCGGCGATCACCAACGCGACCGCCGGTGCCTACGCCGACGTACCGCTGTTCCTGTTCCATCTGCTGGAGTACATGGGTGTGGAGTTCGAGCTCGACGTGGACGAGATCAACGAGCGCTGGGAGGAACTGGCGGCCGCCGACGTGTGGAGCCAGATGATCATCAAGGAGACTTCGGACATCGTCGAACTGCTCGAAGCGACGCCGCCGACCGGTCAGTACTACCTCGACTCCACCGGTGCATTGGTGTTCCGCCGGGCAGCGCTGGACTGGCACCAGCTACAGGACGAGTCCGAGGCGTTCTTCCTGCGCATCTACGGGCCCGGCGACTATCGCTGGAAGGGCGCCGACCTCGGCGTGCTGGTCACCAAGGGCCGGTTGCAGCGCGAATTGGCCCAGGGCGGTTCGGCACTCACCATTCGCGCCGGGCACCTGATCGACTCGATGCGAGCCTCCTACCGCGGCACTCCGCTTCCCGAGCCGGCCACGATCGAACCGGCGGCCGGCCTCAAGCCGCTCTGA
- a CDS encoding SDR family NAD(P)-dependent oxidoreductase: protein MATENRTWIITGASAGLGLALAEAALRAGERVVGTARRIERFAGLTARHGDRFLAVAHDVRDTASAVSVVQRAVDAFGQIDVLVNNAGAGQVGAAEEVTDGELRDMLDQHLFGPAAYVRAVLPHMRANGTGAIVQMSSQGGRMSFPAVGSYSAGKFALEGWSEALAGEVAPFGIRVLIVEPSRFRTEFNASDVLKTAKQDSRYDEVIGGVRANMADADGIQEGDPDRAANVIRDMIDTADAPLRLPLGAEAVRNLTRVYQRALDDVKTWAVVSESADFPGMAPAVRAF from the coding sequence ATGGCAACAGAGAACAGAACGTGGATCATCACCGGTGCGAGTGCGGGCCTGGGACTGGCGCTGGCGGAGGCCGCGCTGCGGGCAGGGGAGCGGGTGGTCGGAACCGCTCGGCGAATTGAGCGGTTTGCCGGGCTGACGGCTCGCCACGGGGACCGGTTCCTGGCCGTTGCCCATGACGTGCGGGACACGGCATCCGCAGTCTCCGTGGTGCAGCGCGCCGTCGATGCATTCGGACAGATCGACGTGCTGGTCAACAACGCCGGCGCCGGTCAGGTCGGCGCTGCCGAAGAGGTCACCGACGGCGAGCTGCGGGACATGCTCGACCAACATCTGTTCGGACCGGCTGCCTATGTGCGCGCTGTGCTGCCGCACATGCGCGCGAACGGCACGGGTGCGATCGTGCAGATGAGCAGCCAGGGCGGACGAATGTCGTTTCCTGCGGTCGGCAGCTATTCGGCGGGCAAGTTCGCGCTGGAAGGCTGGTCCGAGGCCCTCGCCGGCGAGGTGGCACCGTTCGGAATTCGCGTGTTGATCGTCGAGCCCAGCCGCTTCCGCACCGAGTTCAACGCGTCCGACGTTCTGAAAACCGCGAAACAGGACTCGCGTTACGACGAGGTGATCGGTGGCGTGCGGGCAAACATGGCCGACGCCGACGGAATCCAGGAAGGCGACCCGGACCGCGCCGCCAACGTTATTCGCGACATGATCGACACCGCCGACGCACCGTTGCGGTTGCCGCTGGGCGCCGAGGCGGTCCGCAACCTCACGCGGGTTTACCAGCGCGCGCTCGACGACGTAAAGACGTGGGCGGTGGTGAGCGAGTCGGCCGACTTCCCGGGCATGGCTCCGGCTGTGCGTGCGTTCTGA
- a CDS encoding DoxX family protein: MSSRVYNTKEGRPMYASYVILTLFTAVGAGVGCWMNYVRHPIPVAAAKAVQVPQSWTTPLGTVLGVGALGLLAGIFIPVRGIAASTGLVLYFVGAIIAHLRVRDYALGPAAAFLMLTSATLAVTLAYRLG, encoded by the coding sequence GTGTCGTCACGTGTGTACAACACCAAGGAAGGTCGTCCAATGTACGCGTCGTACGTCATCCTCACCCTGTTCACCGCGGTAGGAGCCGGTGTGGGCTGCTGGATGAACTATGTCCGCCATCCGATCCCCGTCGCAGCTGCGAAGGCGGTCCAGGTACCCCAGTCCTGGACGACACCGCTGGGCACTGTGCTGGGCGTGGGTGCGCTCGGGCTGCTCGCCGGCATCTTCATCCCCGTCCGAGGGATTGCGGCATCGACCGGCCTGGTGCTGTATTTCGTCGGCGCCATCATCGCGCACCTGCGCGTTCGCGACTACGCGCTCGGTCCGGCTGCGGCCTTTCTCATGTTGACCTCCGCGACTTTGGCCGTGACGCTCGCCTACCGCCTCGGCTGA
- a CDS encoding STAS domain-containing protein: protein MPILTTPPRSVPAATGAPCTGGERRCDADVRATMHWGRTGVLVSVAGRINAANADRFISRVHCAACGDWLVVDVTALESIDNSGISALDAINIRCERIGVRWALVAGDVVQHAVRHCGLHTVVPISASLTEALVSVQGHPSRQ from the coding sequence ATGCCCATCTTGACCACTCCGCCGCGATCTGTCCCCGCGGCCACGGGAGCCCCCTGCACGGGTGGAGAACGACGCTGCGACGCCGACGTCAGGGCGACCATGCACTGGGGCCGGACGGGGGTTCTGGTCAGTGTCGCTGGTCGAATCAACGCTGCCAACGCCGACCGCTTCATCAGCCGCGTCCATTGTGCCGCGTGCGGTGACTGGCTGGTCGTGGACGTCACAGCCCTGGAATCTATTGACAATTCAGGCATTTCGGCACTGGATGCGATCAACATCCGATGCGAACGCATCGGTGTGCGCTGGGCATTGGTGGCAGGCGATGTGGTCCAACACGCGGTGCGGCATTGCGGTCTGCACACTGTGGTGCCGATCAGCGCGTCGCTCACCGAGGCGCTGGTATCAGTGCAGGGGCATCCCAGCCGGCAATGA
- a CDS encoding FAD-dependent monooxygenase, giving the protein MTATTDRVEVLVIGGGGAGLAAAAELARHGIQTLVVEKRSGPPALPRATVLSTRSVELIRSWGLADAVAVASHDAEVLLWECPTLAEASVGTAHAVGYPTREQSAMISPVAPLVVAQDQVEQVLRQHIRAAPTVDLTLGAEVIDFADRQHDLLVSLCDPGGEIRSVSTQYVFAADGAHGDARHRVGIGADVQSNAYSGVQVVLRAPLQAILGDARYGLYSTTAAPIPGLFLPAGRPDRWVYGPGLPLDHADHPGENQHRLLEAIRGGIGVRDIPVTVERVGTFNAQAQIAHRFRSGRVVLIGDAAHRVTPRGGRGLNLAIQGGMHAAWKVAWVLRGWAPSEFLDTYDTEQRMAALHDVTRSADSKGSRRPTLPELQADLGGRLTHAWLPGDTPGSPTNRSTLDLVGTGWTLMTGPRVGPWARVAQEIGVRSAPVTVQTLDAMTARTIGIRGAGAMLVRPDGVPVGQWSTISPGFSAVASGGSASPFAVVVPR; this is encoded by the coding sequence ATGACGGCTACGACGGACCGGGTCGAAGTGCTCGTCATCGGCGGTGGCGGAGCAGGACTCGCGGCGGCGGCCGAGCTCGCCCGGCACGGGATCCAAACATTGGTCGTGGAGAAGCGGTCCGGACCTCCGGCACTCCCGCGCGCCACGGTGCTCAGTACGCGGAGTGTCGAGCTGATCCGCAGCTGGGGTCTGGCCGACGCGGTCGCCGTCGCATCCCATGACGCCGAGGTTCTGCTGTGGGAGTGCCCGACTCTGGCCGAGGCATCCGTCGGCACCGCGCATGCAGTGGGTTACCCGACCCGGGAACAGTCCGCGATGATCAGCCCGGTCGCGCCGTTGGTCGTCGCGCAAGACCAGGTCGAGCAGGTGCTCCGGCAGCATATCCGCGCTGCGCCGACTGTCGACCTCACCCTCGGCGCCGAGGTCATCGATTTCGCTGATCGACAGCACGACCTGCTGGTGAGCCTGTGTGACCCCGGCGGTGAAATCCGTTCGGTATCAACCCAGTACGTTTTCGCGGCCGACGGCGCCCACGGCGATGCCCGGCACCGCGTCGGCATCGGCGCCGACGTGCAGTCCAACGCTTACAGCGGGGTGCAAGTCGTCCTACGGGCGCCGTTGCAGGCGATCCTCGGCGACGCACGGTACGGGCTCTACTCCACGACGGCTGCACCTATACCAGGGCTCTTTCTGCCCGCCGGACGTCCCGACCGCTGGGTGTACGGACCAGGGCTGCCCCTCGACCACGCGGACCATCCGGGTGAGAACCAGCACAGACTCCTGGAGGCGATCCGCGGGGGTATCGGCGTCCGCGACATTCCGGTCACCGTCGAGCGCGTCGGCACTTTCAATGCACAAGCCCAGATTGCGCACCGATTCAGGTCGGGCCGCGTGGTCCTCATCGGCGATGCCGCGCACCGGGTGACACCCCGCGGCGGCAGGGGGCTGAACCTCGCAATACAGGGCGGCATGCACGCAGCCTGGAAAGTCGCGTGGGTGCTGCGAGGCTGGGCCCCAAGCGAATTCCTCGACACTTACGACACCGAACAGCGGATGGCGGCGCTGCACGATGTGACGCGGTCAGCCGACTCGAAGGGCAGTCGGCGGCCGACACTTCCGGAACTGCAGGCCGACCTGGGAGGGCGGCTTACCCACGCATGGCTGCCGGGTGATACCCCCGGATCCCCGACAAACCGTTCAACCCTCGACCTCGTCGGCACCGGATGGACGCTGATGACCGGACCCCGAGTCGGACCGTGGGCCCGGGTCGCCCAGGAGATCGGCGTGCGCAGCGCGCCGGTCACGGTGCAAACCCTCGACGCGATGACCGCGCGGACAATCGGCATCCGCGGCGCGGGCGCGATGCTGGTGCGCCCGGACGGCGTCCCGGTGGGGCAATGGTCGACCATCTCCCCTGGCTTTAGCGCCGTCGCGTCCGGCGGTTCCGCCTCCCCCTTTGCTGTAGTTGTCCCGAGGTGA
- a CDS encoding PucR family transcriptional regulator: MGVPVAWVLAQSDLSLRLLGGSAGVLREVTLALTTELSEPFRWLSGGELVLTTGIGLPTTRAKRAAYLRGLDECGVSALGFATGLSHEKVPADLIAVADDIGMPLLEVPLATPFAAVVKRMSERLADQHYEAVLRASRAQPRITRAAVSGGASAVVAELGRALSAKVLVLAPSGDVIESHPRSLDPRLVDDVRAAVASGGAGAVVAGTVITYQCIKVTRKTYGVLAVVTAAPLSSVDQILLGHANSLLALDFEKPARLLEAHRELNSSVLGLLLSGEHDMGPARAQLAEAADSHGRIRALVIDGGTAPAIEHARTALIPAVERTGSVLFARVHGCQLVAVVPGHHDVSFVRRFAGDIDGSSRKLIRIGLSEALSVDRLEEAVDHAKLAAAAAECGGVPLEFAALAGRALLSIDSTRQVLNAVADTLLTPLCAYDRDHGSDLLVSLRAFLEANGHWETAASAIGVHRHTLRKRMTFVQELTDCNLDVARVRAELLLALLAYQS; the protein is encoded by the coding sequence ATGGGCGTGCCAGTGGCCTGGGTGCTCGCGCAGTCCGATCTGTCGCTGCGTCTCCTCGGCGGCAGTGCCGGTGTGCTGCGTGAGGTCACCCTGGCGCTGACCACCGAGCTGTCCGAGCCGTTCCGTTGGCTCTCCGGCGGCGAATTGGTACTCACCACCGGGATCGGGTTGCCGACTACGCGTGCCAAGCGCGCCGCCTACCTGCGCGGCCTCGACGAATGTGGGGTATCTGCACTGGGTTTCGCGACCGGACTGAGCCACGAGAAGGTGCCGGCGGATCTCATTGCCGTCGCGGACGACATCGGCATGCCGCTGCTGGAGGTGCCGTTGGCGACCCCGTTTGCGGCAGTGGTCAAGCGGATGAGCGAACGGCTTGCCGACCAACACTATGAAGCGGTCTTACGCGCATCGCGCGCCCAACCCCGGATCACCCGGGCCGCGGTGAGTGGCGGCGCATCGGCAGTGGTCGCCGAGCTCGGGCGGGCATTGTCCGCGAAAGTGCTCGTCCTTGCCCCGTCCGGCGATGTCATCGAATCCCATCCGCGATCGCTGGATCCGCGGCTTGTCGACGACGTGCGAGCCGCGGTGGCATCCGGGGGCGCAGGCGCTGTCGTCGCCGGCACCGTGATCACCTACCAGTGCATCAAGGTGACTCGCAAGACGTACGGCGTGCTTGCAGTCGTGACTGCCGCGCCGTTGTCGTCGGTGGACCAGATCCTGCTCGGCCACGCGAATTCACTTCTGGCACTGGACTTCGAGAAGCCGGCCCGTCTGCTGGAGGCCCATCGTGAACTCAATTCCAGTGTGCTAGGGCTCCTTCTGAGCGGCGAGCACGATATGGGTCCGGCACGGGCACAGCTCGCCGAGGCCGCCGATTCGCACGGACGCATCCGGGCCCTGGTGATCGACGGCGGCACGGCACCGGCGATCGAGCACGCCCGGACCGCATTGATCCCCGCCGTGGAGCGCACGGGATCGGTGCTCTTCGCGCGCGTTCACGGTTGCCAATTGGTTGCCGTGGTCCCGGGTCACCACGACGTGTCGTTCGTCCGCCGCTTCGCGGGCGATATCGACGGCTCTTCCCGAAAACTCATCAGGATCGGACTCAGCGAGGCGCTGTCGGTCGATCGGCTGGAAGAGGCCGTCGACCATGCCAAGCTGGCCGCGGCAGCCGCCGAATGCGGCGGTGTCCCACTGGAATTCGCCGCACTCGCCGGTCGTGCGTTGCTGTCGATCGATTCGACGCGCCAGGTGCTCAACGCCGTCGCCGACACCCTGCTTACACCTCTGTGCGCGTACGACCGCGACCACGGCAGCGACCTGCTGGTCTCGCTGCGTGCCTTCCTGGAAGCCAACGGTCATTGGGAAACCGCCGCGTCGGCCATCGGCGTGCACCGGCACACCCTGCGCAAGCGGATGACGTTTGTGCAGGAGCTGACCGACTGCAACCTCGACGTCGCACGCGTGCGGGCAGAACTGCTGTTGGCACTGCTGGCCTACCAATCGTGA